A stretch of the Ctenopharyngodon idella isolate HZGC_01 chromosome 14, HZGC01, whole genome shotgun sequence genome encodes the following:
- the gnpda2 gene encoding glucosamine-6-phosphate isomerase 2 — MRLVILDDYDLASEWAAKYIRNRIIQFKPRADRYFTLGLPTGSTPLGCYKKLIEYHKSGDLSFKYVKTFNMDEYVGLPRDHPESYHSYMWNNFFKHIDIEPQNTHILDGNASDLQAECDAFEQNITAAGGIELFVGGIGPDGHIAFNEPGSSLVSRTRVKTLAKDTIVANARFFGNDLSKVPTMTLTVGVGTVMDAREVMILITGAHKAFALYKAIEEGVNHMWTVSAFQQHPRTIFICDEDATLELRVKTVKYFKGLMHVHNQLVEPTLSVKDYMD; from the exons ATGAGACTTGTGATTCTGGACGACTATGACCTGGCCAGCGAGTGGGCTGCAAAATACATCCGCAACCGGATCATCCAGTTCAAACCCAGAGCTGACCGCTACTTCACTTTAGGACTTCCAACAG GCAGCACTCCCCTCGGCTGCTATAAGAAGCTGATCGAATATCACAAGAGTGGAGACCTGTCCTTCAAATACGTCAAGACCTTTAACATGGACGAGTATGTGG GCCTTCCCAGGGATCATCCCGAGAGCTATCACTCCTACATGTGGAACAACTTCTTCAAGCACATCGACATCGAGCCGCAGAACACTCATATACTGGACGGCAACGCCAGCGACCTGCAGGCCGAGTGCGACGCCTTTGAGCAGAACATTACGGCTGCCGGAGGAATCGAGCTGTTTGTGGGAG gCATTGGTCCAGATGGGCACATCGCCTTTAATGAGCCCGGCTCCAGTCTCGTCTCCAGGACCCGAGTGAAGACCCTGGCCAAGGACACCATAGTAGCCAATGCCCGTTTCTTTGGGAATGACCTTTCCAAAGTGCCCACCATGACTCTCACCGTTGGAGTGGGAACAGTGATGGATGCCAGAGAG GTCATGATTCTGATCACAGGAGCTCATAAGGCCTTCGCCCTGTATAAAGCCATCGAGGAGGGCGTCAACCACATGTGGACGGTGTCTGCCTTCCAGCAGCATCCACGAACCATTTTTATTTGCGACGAAGATGCGACGCTGGAGCTCAGGGTCAAAACTGTGAAGTATTTTAAAG GTCTGATGCACGTCCACAATCAGCTAGTTGAGCCGACGCTCAGCGTGAAGGACTACATGGACTGA
- the guf1 gene encoding translation factor Guf1, mitochondrial: MMHLFRSHGLFLPFIKRFPDIKICRIKRRSQGCMSTCTVIRHRWMKSISPVRHFSSNASEKESFDMSEFPVERIRNFSIIAHIDHGKSTLADRLLEITGAIAKTASNKQVLDKLQVERERGITVKAQTASLFYQHDGQTYLLNLIDTPGHVDFSYEVSRSISACQGVLLIVDANQGIQAQTVANFYLAFEAQLTIIPVINKIDLKNADPERVEKQIEKVFDIPREECIRISAKLGTNVDQVLQEVVNRIPPPTARVDDPFKALVFDSTFDHYRGVVANIAVFGGRVSRGDKIVSAHMGKSYEVNELGVLRPDQHPTETLYAGQVGYVISGMKEVKEAQIGDTLYLHKQPVEALPGFKPAKAMVFAGMYPMDQSEYTALRSAVEKLTLNDSSVTVQRDSSLALGAGWRLGFLGLLHMEVFNQRLEQEYNASVIITSPTVPYKAVLASAKLIKEHGEEEITIINPAHFPDRSQVVKYLEPMVLGTIIAPDDFTGKIMSLCQTRRAVQKNMFYIDDHRVMMKYIFPLNEIVVDFYDQLKSMSSGYASFDYEDAGYEAAELIKMDFLLNGRPVEELAIIIHKEKAYSAGKAICERLKESIPRQMFEIAVQAAIGSKIIARETIKAYRKNVLAKCYGGDITRKMKLLKKQAEGKKKMRRIGNIDVPKDAFINVLKRT, translated from the exons ATGATGCATCTGTTTAGATCGCACGGGCTCTTTCTGCCCTTTATCAAACGCTTTCCTGATATTAAAATATGCCGCATTAAACGCAGATCTCAGGGCTGCATGAGCACATGTACAGTCATCAGACACAGATGGATGAAAAGCATCAGTCCTGTCAGACACTTCAGCTCTAATGCGTCTGAGAAG GAGAGTTTCGACATGTCAGAATTTCCAGTGGAGAGAATTCGCAATTTCAGCATTATTGCTCACATTGATCATGGCAAGAGCACTTTAGCTGACAGACTGCTGGAGATCACAG GTGCCATTGCAAAGACAGCGAGTAACAAGCAGGTGCTGGATAAACTGcaggtggagagagagaggggaatcACTGTTAAAGCTCAGACCGCGTCGCTCTTCTACCAGCACGACGGACAGACGTACCTGCTCAATCTCATCGACACGCCT GGCCATGTTGACTTCAGCTATGAAGTATCACGGTCCATATCTGCTTGCCAAGGAGTTCTGCTCATTGTAGATGCAAATCAG GGAATTCAAGCACAAACAGTCGCCAATTTCTACTTGGCATTTGAGGCTCAACTAACAATCATCCCTGTGATAAACAAG ATTGATTTGAAAAATGCTGATCCAGAGCGAGTGGAAAAACAGATTGAAAAAGTCTTTGATATTCCAAGGGAAGAGTGTATCAGG ATCTCTGCAAAACTGGGCACAAACGTGGATCAAGTTCTCCAAGAGGTGGTGAATCGGATTCCTCC TCCGACAGCGCGAGTGGACGATCCGTTTAAAGCCCTCGTCTTCGACTCCACCTTCGACCATTACAGAGGTGTAGTGGCCAACATCGCTGTGTTCGGTGGACGCGTGTCCAGAGGAGACAAGATCGTCTCGGCGCACATGGGAAAGTCGTATGAGGTCAATGAGCTGGGCGTCCTGAGACCGGACCAACACCCGACAGAAACACT GTATGCCGGGCAGGTGGGTTACGTGATCTCAGGGATGAAGGAAGTGAAGGAGGCTCAGATTGGAGACACACTTTACCTGCACAAACAGCCTGTGGAGGCGCTGCCGGGGTTCAAACCCGCTAAAGCCATGGTGTTCGCAG GCATGTATCCCATGGACCAATCAGAATACACAGCCCTGCGAAGCGCTGTGGAGAAACTGACGCTGAATGACTCCAGCGTGACGGTTCAGCGGGACAGCAGTTTGGCTTTGGGGGCTGGATGGAG GCTGGGATTTCTGGGCCTGCTGCACATGGAGGTGTTTAACCAGCGTTTAGAGCAGGAGTATAATGCGTCTGTCATCATAACGTCTCCGACTGTACCATACAAGGCCGTGTTGGCATCTGCCAAACTCATAAAG GAACACGGTGAGGAAGAGATCACCATCATCAACCCTGCTCACTTCCCTGACAGGTCACAGGTGGTGAAGTATCTGGAACCCATGGTGTTGGGAACCATCATCGCTCCGGACGACTTCACTGGGAAGATCATGAGCCTGTGTCAG ACCCGCAGGGCTGTTCAGAAGAACATGTTCTACATCGATGATCATCGAGTGATGATGAAGTACATATTCCCTCTAAATGAGATCGTGGTGGACTTTTACGACCAGCTCAAGTCCATGTCGTCAGGATACGCCAG TTTTGATTATGAGGATGCTGGTTATGAGGCTGCTGAACTGATTAAGATGGACTTCCTCCTCAACGGGCGGCCAGTGGAGGAACTCGCCATTATCATTCATAA AGAGAAAGCGTACAGTGCGGGAAAAGCCATATGTGAGCGACTGAAAGAGTCCATCCCGAGACAAATGTTTGAGATCGCAGTGCAGGCAGCCATCGGCAGCAAGATCATCGCACGAGAAAC GATCAAAGCATACCGGAAGAATGTTCTAGCAAAATGT TACGGCGGTGACATTACACGAAAAATGAAACTGCTGAAGAAGCAGGCCGAAGGAAAGAAGAAAATGAGGCGCATTGGAAACATCGACGTCCCAAAAGACGCTTTCATCAACGTTCTTAAACGGACGTAG